The genomic DNA TAAAACATCCTGTCTAATCAACCAAAAAAACCCAAGCCACAAACACAGTCAAGGCTTCATTTAACGAGCTTGTTAGCTGCAGATAAAATGTGAGGTGTAAGGTTGGGGATTCGCTGGCACATCAAAGAgttttttaagataaaaaattGATCAAATCATCTCTGATGTTCAGCCCCGAACACTAGTGAAAAATGTATGCCCACGTAACAGCGAGGCAGTTTCCTCTTCGAAGTGTTGCCGAAAATCGGGTTCCGTgaagttttaaaaacatttgaatcgGTCCAGATTGGACTCACGGGTGAtcttaaatcacacacacacacacacacactcgccttTATCCTGATATAACACACACGAGCAATCAACCAAAGTATGGCGTTCTTCTATATGATCGGTCTCTCAATGCTTTCTCTCTTAagtttctctttccctctctatGTAAATGATCATTACGTCCaccatcagaatcagaagtactttattaatcctcgtagggaaattgtttttgttatcgcAGCTCCCAAACGACAACAATATACCCTACagaatatcctattttaaacaatatatacacagtataagtAGCAATTAAAGCACCATGTACTCATCAGCCCAAAGTGGCACCTACTGTCCGGATCTGGGACTGAACATGTCAGATTATAGCTTTCCAATGCaacttgagacttgacttgaTTGAGTTACGTAAGAAAATTGACTTtcactttcatgtctgtacatTAATTGCGTAGCTCGAGTGGCTCGCTGAGATCAGCGGTACAAATGCAAAAGCCATCTCTGGGCACCATGAGGTTTCCAGGCAACCAGTCTAGACTATAGTCACTGCATCAGGCTCTTTTGAAATTCATAACCTCAGCGTTTGTATGTATTATACAAACAAGATAAATCATGTGTTTAATTTATGATGGTGGGACTGATTTCCTCATTTAACTCATTAAGTCAGTCAAAACTGTTAAACTAAAGATGGAAcactctgtgtttgtatttctgagTTTTTCCTCGTAAGAATACTCCCTCTTGGATTTCTTATCAACTACTTTATTGACAGCCGATTTGGTTTTTCGAGGTTTTGATGCTGACCCTCTGCTTTTACAGGAACGCGTGCGCAATCACAAGTACAGAAGTGTGGGGGATTTGGAAAAGGATATTTTCCTCCTGTGTCACAATGCACAGACATATAACCTGGAGGGATCTCAGGTGAAGCCCTAAGGATTTCTTTCATTTGGAAAGcaacaaaatagttttttttgtttagttttgttttcacagcctTCCATTCTGTTATTGTAGTCGTAAATGAGCTCGGACCTTGATGTGGTGAAGGACAACCCCATGctctgtttatctgtgtgtgtttttgtgtttgtgtgtgtgtttgtgcgtacGTCTCTGCATTTGTCTGTGGCATGTGTCTGTTCACGACTGCAGATCTATGAGGATTCAATTGTCATTAAGTCTGTTTTCGAGAGCGCGAGACAGAGAATCGTCACAGACGAGGAACAGAAAGAGGCAGTTAGTGCCGGTCACAGCGATAATGGCGGCGGAGCTGAAGACCAATTTGTTCCATCGGCAGGTAAGTGTTAAAACACAGTCAATCAGGAAggattaatgaaaaaaaaaaaacattgatctttctatttttaataaCGACTTGTCTGACACTTATCCCCTTCCAGTGAAACCATTACCAGTCCAGCTAAAGAAGGAGAATAAGGTGGAGAGAAGCAGAAACGCCATGGCAAAGAGGCTCCACAGTGATTTAGACAGTGATGAGGATCTAGAGGATAACACCACAAAAGATGAAGGTTGAACTGAAGGGGCCCTCCGTTCTTTTGTATTCTGGTTCATGTCTATTCTCTGCCACGTCCCTTTTCATTAGTTTCTTCATTTTCTAAGCAACCGAAAggtatttgaaaataaaacaggataGAGCACTCAAAAGGAGACACGGTACTTCTGAATcaatgcttcttcttcttcttcttttctcctccttctttcacACAACACAGGCCATTCGAACACGTCTTGCTGCACATAGTGCTGTTCTTTTTAATTGAGCTAGTCTTTTACAacaatttttcattttatctgcCTTAGTCCCTGTGATTgcttctgcaaaacaaaaaaaaatattctgtaaAACACCAGTTCCActgactgtttttaaaatccCATATATTTGATTGTATGAAACGCCTTCATATGTCTTGGAGCATGATATGTACCGTATATATCTTCTCCTGAAGCTGGCTCCTCCGGGAGCAAACACCCGCTGGTGACGACGTTGATGTGTTCAGGGCTAGAGAAGCACACGGGGGGGGAGAAggtctttttaaagaaaaaaaaaacgagatcAACGGACACTGttaagtttgtttaaaaatCTCTGAATGTGATTTTTAGAGATGATACatctttgataataaaaaaagaacacacacacacacatacagtggaAGTTTGAAGACAAAGACACTTTACTTGATGGAATAGGTTTTGGTCTAATCAAGGGTACTCTAGTTGAACATTTGTATCCCCAGTATATTCACATATTGTACagtttgtgtggaaaaaaaatcttttcatttaCTCTCCTGATTGttggggaggggtgtgtgtgtggaagacaTCATTGTTAAGACAATCCCTGGAAACATGTATCACTTAAACACTTCCGGAATAAATTTTACCAAAAAGTCCCACTGGTTGGtcgttattattgttattaacaGTAGTCGTAGTAGTGATGTAGTGAGAAATCAGCCCGGAGAAGGAAAGCagattaaaagattttaaaaaatgatgtgtgtCAGAAGgctttacatttaaatgtagcAATTATTCAGTAATTACAGCAATTGAACCTCCTTTAACATTAACCTCCAGCCCTGCATGGTGTAAATACTGtctgtgaaatgtatttttgacaaCGTGCCAATAGGTGGTGCAAGAGAACTGCatgattttctctttatttctatGTAATGAGTGTTTTTCTCCGAGTCAGCTCTTGTTTATGCGAGCGTTTCTTTACTTTGTTCTCCCTAAATTCAAAGCAGTAATTGAAAGGAATGTTTAAATGCTTTGCACGGCATTTGCAGACGAATGGTCacgctgaaaaagaaaaaaaaaaaaatcatcaaagaATATCTGCCAGGAAATACAAGATGCATTACctaatttgcattttttcttaTTCGCCACCACAACTCTGCACGCTATCTGTTAAGTGTTTCCAGCTAGAACATTGTTGTTGCAAAATCAGGAACAGTTTCTTTTACAACAGATCCCGTAGTGGGTGCAAGATgatgaaacacatttctatCCTCTGCAAATTGCACATGCTGCTAGAACCCGTGCCACGTGGGCTCACACTCCCAAGTGGGAActgatgtttacatttttgataTCATATGCCTCAATCAAAATCCTCCATCACAATTGCCTTTGACGTCATGTGTCACAGTTGCCCATCTGTGTCAATGTCACAGCCAGTCTGTGCCCACCCATCTACCCACCCTTTGCAGTCACTTATATATATCGGCTACCAATCATAACATAAGTGACGCGCCGTCAGTGATGTGAGAAACGTGGACGTCTTCAGCAATCCACATGCTGTAACTGGCTCATGAGCAAGTAATTTATGTTGTAGCTGCAGGAAATTATATTTCCTGCCCAGGTTTGCCTCTATATAAGCTTGTTTTCTAAATAATAAGTgaatataactatatatatatagatatatagatgcAATGAGTAATGATACTAGGTCAAAAAGGATCAGGTAACAGTTCTGATCATTAAGTGATTACTGGTGCATCATTATTGCTAAAGTCATTGGTTTAACCAGTGGCTGAGTTATGAGGTAAACACCTTTAAAGTCATTTTGGGGAGATATAGTTATGTCATAGTTTTCTTGCTtgattcccactctgcaccGTGTACATCTGTTCTTGCACCATGTCATTTTGTGCTTCGGGTACAATCACCTGTGAGATGTACATATTCCTTTACGGCCctgagtcacacaccaccaactaaatgcaaatgtttccTTCCATCCCTGTGATGTACTCCACTGGGCATAAgctctgtgatttactgagATTCAGGATGAACAGTGAAGGAAACAGGAACTGCTGTTTCCAAGCTgggctgctatgtcttgtgttgttgcacttaaGAGTGTCTGGCTGTGGTAAAGTAAAGTTGTCGACTGTCGCTG from Larimichthys crocea isolate SSNF chromosome IX, L_crocea_2.0, whole genome shotgun sequence includes the following:
- the LOC104926516 gene encoding probable global transcription activator SNF2L2 isoform X3, with amino-acid sequence MEEDIGLKKRKSDQHGEKELQAGQETGEKVKRKRGRPPAEKLPPNPPELTRTLSTLVDMVINYKDGLGRQISKGFVQLPSKKEVPEYYELIRKPVDFRRIRERVRNHKYRSVGDLEKDIFLLCHNAQTYNLEGSQIYEDSIVIKSVFESARQRIVTDEEQKEAVSAGHSDNGGGAEDQFVPSAVKPLPVQLKKENKVERSRNAMAKRLHSDLDSDEDLEDNTTKDEG